The following are from one region of the Euleptes europaea isolate rEulEur1 chromosome 11, rEulEur1.hap1, whole genome shotgun sequence genome:
- the EAF1 gene encoding ELL-associated factor 1, translated as MNGLANPLLDKEEHPLQLGESFERHPKASFHTIRYDFKPASIDTSCEGELQVGKGDEVTITLPHIPGSTPPMTVFKGNKRPYQKDCVLIINHDTGEYVLEKLSSSIQVKKTRAEGSSKIQARIEQQSARGSQTSTQFRTPPKPVAGPKTSPLKDNPSPEPQLDDIKRELRAEVEIIEQMSSSSGSSSSDSESSSGSDDETSSSDGNEAAHPSPSQQYNNKNAVVNGTSRPQGTNQIMNTLRNDLQLSESGSDSDD; from the exons ATGAACGGCCTGGCGAACCCCCTGCTGGACAAGGAGGAGCACCCGCTGCAGCTGGGCGAGAGCTTCGAGCGGCACCCCAAGGCCTCCTTCCACACCATCCGCT ATGATTTTAAGCCTGCGTCGATAGACACATCCTGTGAGGGGGAGCTACAAGTCGGTAAAGGCGATGAAGTTACCATTACGTTACCCCATATCCCA GGTTCTACTCCTCCAATGACAGTGTTCAAAGGAAATAAAAGGCCGTACCAAAAGGACTGTGTTCTTATCATCAATCATGATACTGGGGAATATGTACTCGAAAAACTAAGCAGCAGCATTCAAGTCAAAAAGACAAG AGCTGAAGGCAGTAGCAAAATCCAGGCCCGCATAGAACAGCAATCTGCCCGAGGCTCACAGACTTCCACCCAGTTCAGAACTCCTCCGAAGCCAGTAGCTGGACCCAAAACTTCCCCATTGAAAGACAACCCTTCACCAGAGCCTCAGCTGGATGACATTAAAAGAG AGCTAAGAGCTGAAGTTGAAATTATTGAACAGATGAGCAGCAGTAGTGGCAGCAGCTCGTCGGACTCGGAGAGCTCCTCCGGGAGTGATGATGAAACCTCCAGCAGCGATGGCAACGAGGCCGcgcacccttccccttctcagcaGTACAATAACAAAAACGCTGTTGTCAACGGTACCAGCAGGCCGCAGGGAACCAATCAGATCATGAACACTCTCA GAAATGACTTGCAGTTGAGTGAATCTGGAAGTGACAGCGATGATTAG